GTTATCGAATTGCCGGAGAGATTTTGATCGAGCAGTTGAGGAATGGTACATCACAGAGTATGGAAGCGGGTATAAAGGCGTCAATTATCATGACATTTTGTTTACGCTAGTAAAAGAAGCAGTCGTTCAATACCAATCGCCAAATCGGATAGCACTCATCCGAGATGTAACCAAGCTCCTAACAATGCCAAATGGATTCCTCGCCCGATGGCAAGATGGGCAGATACGTGAACGTCCCATCCCCACCTATTTTAAATACTTGATGAAGCTCGGAGTACGTACACATGAAGATATTGAAACGTTGGTAGACATGTGGCTGGTAGAGTACCCAAACGCATTTAATAAAAAGCAGCAGGAGCTATTTGCCAATCCACCAAGAAGAGGGAGACCTAACAACGTTGAGCTCGCTCTGTTAATCGAGCTAGCCATGAAAGTGAGACCAGAAATGACGGCCCAGGAACGGGAGCGGCTGCGTAAAATATACTATTATCACCGCAAGTCCCTTACTGTTCGAGAGATGGTTGAGAAATTTGAGAAATACATTGCTAGTAAAAATAAATCAAATGACTCCCAGGTGGGATAATCATGTTTCACCAAATGAGCCGCTTTGTCTCCAGGTTCCGTGATTTGGAGCAGCAGGAGTTTTCACAGTCTATTGAGGAAGAGCGGCAATGGAGGATACTTAAAGAAAAGCTTGCTTCTCCACAAATAGTTGAGCAACTGGAGTCGTATCAGCGTAAATGTATTGCGGTTATGAGCTTGTACGCACAGGCTGGAGCTAGTTTTCTTGCAAGTAACCTAGCGTATGCATGGTCAGGAAAAGGCATTCCTGTTACCCTTTGCGAGTTGCCAAAAGTGACATCCTATTATTATTTTGCTCTTGATTTTGAACGTAGAGCTCGACAACAAGTAAGAGATTCTCCTACATCATTGCTCCTCATGCAGAATAACCATCTTCGCATCCAGATAGAATCCCCAGCACGACTTCAGCAGGAATCTTCTCAAACAGATACAGCCAACTGGTTACTACGAATTTGTAAGGATAGTCCTATTGTGGTTATTGATGTTTCTTCCTATTGGAATGATGCTCACTCCAAACAAATTTTTGAGCATGCCGACGAAATATGGGTAGTTTTTGATGCCGATTTGGCTAGACTTACCCGCTTGTTCCTGGCAGAGCCAGCCCCTGCTTGGTGGAAGACAGAAAGAAGAAAAATAAAAATGATAGCAAACAAATGGAATAGCCAATTGTCTCGGACAAGCATCATGAAAAAAGTAGAAGGAACGCTCTCCCTATGGGACCAGCAGCCGGGAGCTACACAGGTAACTAATATGATTCCGTTGATGAATGGAGAGAAAACAGCAATGGCAAGCGCCAAAGCCAATCTATTTTTGGAGATTTTCCCCGAGGAAGAAATTGAGTTTCAGTCATTGATTCATGCTTATAAAGGAAGGATGTTATGAAGAAGCAAACATTACTTGTCATTTGCTTAATTTCGTTTCTGCTAGCAGGGTCGTCCTTTTATGCGGCGACTCAATATATTGACGCGATGGCTGCGGAAAAGCTGTTTGCCCCAGTTATTAAGGTAGCTGCAGGGAAAGAAATATCAGCCTTCGAGCCGATTACACAAGATGACGTGATACTCGTACAGGAAGAGGTGGATGAAATTCTCCCAGGTTCAGCGCGCGATTTAGATACTGTACTGGGGAAAAGGAGCACGCAGACAATGTACGAAGGCGAGCAATTATTAGTGGAAAAGCTGACAGATTCGCAGCTTTTACCGGAAAAAGGGGAGGCGCGCTACGAGTTCCCCCTACTATCCATTCATCCTTTAACGGAATTACGCAAAGGCGATCATGTGAAAATTTGGGTCAAATACAAGAGTCTTACGGAGCTGAAAGACTATCCTACACCACTGCATTTTCGAAAAACTAA
The window above is part of the Brevibacillus brevis NBRC 100599 genome. Proteins encoded here:
- a CDS encoding SAF domain-containing protein, with protein sequence MKKQTLLVICLISFLLAGSSFYAATQYIDAMAAEKLFAPVIKVAAGKEISAFEPITQDDVILVQEEVDEILPGSARDLDTVLGKRSTQTMYEGEQLLVEKLTDSQLLPEKGEARYEFPLLSIHPLTELRKGDHVKIWVKYKSLTELKDYPTPLHFRKTNDTADLLFESQLASVRDSNGIEIYTLKPSLLPSPDQMDSIFHGSREKPLQNGEKRYRDYRVQPTALPAFIGFNLTDEEYVIITEAMSYGMLQVGHIMGSKEQAS